Proteins encoded by one window of bacterium:
- a CDS encoding DUF58 domain-containing protein, whose amino-acid sequence MSTDYEKYLKPEIVAKLSNLEIKARLVVEGFITGLHKSPYHGFSVEFAEHRQYMPGDEIRSIDWKVYGRTSRYYVKRYEEETNLKAYVILDTSGSMGFASAAMTKLEYGACLAASLTYLMIHQRDAVGLTLFDTKITRFLPPRSTLSYLKTIQESLAHSHTSDETAMAPVLHEIAERIKRRGLIILISDLFDDPEKVLTGLKHFRHRGHEVIVFHILDPQEKEFAYSGDVIFEDLETKERIQTQPWHIRSNYREQMRLFLDRYRKECRENNIDYVLLDTRTPYDTALFEYLTKRKKMG is encoded by the coding sequence ATCAGTACCGATTACGAAAAATATTTAAAACCGGAAATCGTCGCCAAACTTTCCAACCTTGAAATCAAAGCCCGCCTGGTTGTTGAAGGATTTATTACCGGTCTTCACAAAAGCCCTTATCATGGCTTTAGCGTCGAATTTGCCGAGCACCGGCAATACATGCCCGGCGATGAAATCCGTTCCATCGACTGGAAAGTGTACGGGCGCACGTCGCGGTATTATGTCAAACGTTACGAAGAAGAAACAAACCTTAAAGCGTATGTAATCCTTGACACGAGCGGGTCGATGGGGTTTGCATCCGCTGCAATGACCAAACTTGAATACGGCGCCTGCCTCGCAGCGTCATTAACCTACCTGATGATTCATCAGCGTGATGCCGTTGGTCTAACCTTATTCGATACCAAAATTACACGTTTTCTTCCTCCCCGCTCGACGTTAAGTTATTTAAAAACCATTCAGGAATCTCTTGCTCACTCGCATACCAGCGACGAAACTGCCATGGCGCCCGTTTTACATGAAATCGCCGAACGGATCAAACGGCGTGGTTTGATTATTCTTATCAGCGACTTGTTTGATGATCCCGAAAAAGTGTTGACCGGACTAAAACATTTCCGACATCGCGGACATGAAGTAATCGTTTTCCATATCCTTGATCCCCAGGAAAAAGAATTCGCCTACAGCGGCGACGTCATTTTTGAAGATCTGGAAACCAAAGAACGCATTCAAACGCAACCGTGGCATATACGGTCCAATTACCGTGAACAAATGCGGTTATTTCTTGATCGTTACCGGAAAGAATGTCGTGAGAACAATATTGATTACGTTTTGCTCGATACTCGTACACCCTACGACACAGCTTTATTCGAATATCTCACCAAACGAAAAAAAATGGGATAA
- a CDS encoding peptidylprolyl isomerase, producing the protein MYLNFRFLACLLCLFLFGQTAIAQRQIIDRIAAVVDDEAILESEVQNYAYFEALNQKIDPEKNKDEYDKLERNILESLINQKILLAQAKLDSVTVDESQVESTLDQQIQQRVQQAGGEDALEKYLGKKISEIRKLYRNNVRKQLLTQKIQSSRFQDVKISRSEVETFFKTFQDSLPEVGNSINMSHILMEVKAGDAAYEEARKLAATLLDSLKRGGDFAALAKKYSNDPSSAKKGGELGWFNRADFVKEFAEAAVKLEPGEISDIVKTQFGYHIIQLIQKSGDKINTRHILIGVNATEDDKKATIEKLKQIRQDILDGKTTLEEAALKYSDDPAKKGNLGNLGWIEISTFQDKAFLQAAQSLKTGEISEPFETSFGYHIVKLNDRREKRKMNLREDWQSIENMAMNQKQAKEMDHWLKEIRSKFYVDVRM; encoded by the coding sequence ATGTACCTGAATTTCCGCTTTTTGGCATGCTTGCTGTGTTTGTTTCTTTTCGGACAAACGGCAATAGCTCAACGCCAGATCATTGACCGCATCGCCGCCGTTGTGGACGACGAAGCCATTCTCGAATCCGAAGTTCAAAACTATGCCTATTTTGAAGCTTTGAATCAAAAAATCGATCCTGAAAAAAATAAGGATGAATACGATAAGCTCGAACGCAACATTTTGGAAAGTCTGATCAATCAAAAAATTTTGTTAGCCCAAGCCAAACTAGACAGCGTGACCGTGGATGAATCGCAGGTTGAGAGCACGCTCGATCAGCAAATTCAACAGCGCGTTCAACAAGCCGGTGGCGAAGATGCACTCGAAAAATATTTAGGTAAAAAAATTTCTGAAATCCGGAAACTCTACCGTAATAATGTACGCAAACAATTGCTGACGCAGAAAATCCAATCATCCCGATTTCAGGACGTCAAAATTTCACGTTCTGAAGTTGAAACGTTTTTCAAAACGTTTCAGGATAGTTTGCCGGAAGTCGGCAATTCCATCAATATGAGTCATATCCTGATGGAAGTGAAAGCAGGCGACGCTGCATATGAAGAAGCACGTAAACTGGCGGCCACCTTGCTCGATTCGTTGAAACGCGGTGGTGATTTTGCGGCGCTGGCCAAAAAATATTCCAACGATCCGAGTTCTGCCAAAAAAGGCGGTGAACTAGGATGGTTCAATCGTGCCGATTTCGTCAAAGAATTTGCCGAGGCGGCGGTTAAACTCGAACCGGGCGAAATTTCCGATATCGTCAAGACGCAATTCGGCTATCATATCATTCAACTCATCCAGAAATCCGGCGATAAAATCAATACGCGTCATATCCTGATCGGCGTTAATGCGACTGAAGACGATAAAAAAGCTACGATTGAAAAATTAAAACAAATACGGCAAGACATCCTCGACGGTAAAACCACGCTTGAAGAAGCGGCGTTAAAATATTCCGACGATCCGGCTAAAAAAGGCAATCTTGGAAATCTGGGATGGATTGAAATTTCAACCTTCCAGGACAAAGCTTTTTTACAAGCGGCTCAATCACTGAAGACCGGAGAAATTTCCGAGCCGTTTGAAACTTCATTCGGCTATCACATTGTCAAACTGAATGACCGTCGTGAAAAACGAAAAATGAATCTGCGCGAAGACTGGCAATCTATTGAGAATATGGCCATGAATCAAAAACAAGCCAAAGAAATGGATCATTGGCTTAAAGAGATCCGTTCTAAATTTTACGTTGACGTACGTATGTAA
- a CDS encoding aldehyde dehydrogenase family protein, with amino-acid sequence MAASADVKIFDIKNTKLFINNAFSDSANGKTFSTINPANEKVIAQIAEADKADVDKAVTSARNAFADGGKWAKTSASRRGKYLWKISELIMKYADELAYLETIDCGKPIGETKGIEVPVTADIFAYYAGAATKIEGETIPVSGNFFNYTLREPLGVLGLIIPWNFPLITAARKIAPAIAAGNTVVVKPSEFTPLSTLKLAEIMAEAGLPEGVFNVVTGYGKTAGAALVAHPDVDGIAFTGSTTTGQEIMKTAALTMKRLSLELGGKSPNIVFADSDIDTTVKMAAAAIFYNKGEVCTAGSRLLIEEKIHDEFVEKLAARAAKMVPGDPLNPETKLGPLSSDVQLKKIQHYVDAGKSEGAKLLAGGNRIGNEGYYFQPTVFGEVKNSMKIASEEIFGPVLSALKFKDFDDAVRIANETYYGLAAGIWTRDIKKAHTLARKIKAGTVWINTYNMYDAAMPYGGYKMSGFTRECGMEAIYEFYTQVKSVWVDLN; translated from the coding sequence ATGGCCGCGTCAGCAGATGTGAAGATTTTTGACATCAAAAACACTAAGCTTTTTATAAACAATGCTTTTTCTGATAGTGCAAATGGAAAAACTTTTTCGACAATCAACCCTGCAAATGAAAAAGTTATTGCACAAATTGCTGAAGCGGACAAGGCCGATGTCGATAAAGCCGTCACATCCGCCAGAAATGCTTTTGCAGATGGCGGTAAATGGGCTAAAACGAGTGCAAGCAGACGTGGAAAATATTTGTGGAAGATCAGCGAACTGATCATGAAGTATGCCGACGAGCTTGCTTACCTCGAAACGATCGACTGCGGCAAACCAATTGGCGAAACTAAAGGAATTGAAGTTCCTGTAACGGCGGACATTTTCGCGTATTATGCCGGAGCAGCGACCAAAATCGAAGGAGAGACCATTCCGGTCAGCGGTAATTTTTTTAATTATACCTTACGCGAGCCGCTCGGCGTACTTGGACTGATAATTCCATGGAATTTTCCGCTGATCACGGCCGCACGCAAAATTGCGCCGGCCATCGCCGCCGGAAATACCGTCGTCGTGAAACCTTCTGAATTTACGCCGCTAAGTACCTTAAAGCTGGCCGAAATTATGGCCGAAGCCGGTCTCCCGGAAGGCGTTTTTAATGTCGTCACCGGTTACGGCAAAACGGCCGGAGCGGCATTGGTCGCCCATCCCGACGTCGATGGGATTGCATTTACAGGTTCGACGACTACCGGGCAAGAAATCATGAAAACGGCGGCATTGACCATGAAACGGCTTTCACTTGAACTGGGCGGTAAATCACCCAATATTGTTTTCGCCGATTCTGATATCGACACGACGGTCAAAATGGCCGCCGCCGCAATTTTTTATAACAAAGGTGAAGTTTGTACAGCAGGATCGAGGCTGCTCATTGAAGAAAAAATTCACGACGAATTCGTGGAAAAACTTGCGGCTCGTGCCGCTAAAATGGTTCCCGGCGATCCGCTCAATCCCGAAACCAAATTAGGTCCCTTATCCTCCGATGTACAACTGAAAAAAATCCAGCACTACGTCGATGCAGGTAAATCTGAAGGCGCGAAATTGCTCGCCGGCGGTAATCGTATCGGCAACGAAGGATATTATTTTCAACCAACGGTTTTCGGCGAAGTTAAAAATTCTATGAAAATTGCATCGGAAGAAATTTTCGGTCCTGTTCTTTCCGCTTTGAAATTTAAAGATTTCGACGACGCCGTCCGTATTGCCAACGAAACCTATTATGGTCTCGCTGCCGGCATCTGGACGCGCGATATCAAAAAAGCGCATACTCTCGCTCGTAAAATCAAAGCCGGAACCGTCTGGATCAATACATACAACATGTACGATGCCGCCATGCCCTACGGCGGTTATAAAATGTCCGGATTTACGCGCGAATGCGGTATGGAAGCCATTTATGAATTTTATACTCAGGTCAAATCCGTATGGGTTGATCTGAATTAA
- a CDS encoding NAD(P)/FAD-dependent oxidoreductase, which produces MTSMAQQAEFDVIIAGAGPAGSSAAIIFGQAGKKTLLLDKSSFPRDKTCGDGLTFKCIEPLRKLGVLEHFMEKVQFYSHGYSLFFSDYSELTVRRAMNESEYFVYVLPRFIFDNILLQRALEYPSITFIPASTVESVIKNDHGVAGVNVSSQSKNHTFSAPLVIDATGVNSTIAVDAGAGNQDSHRCAVAIRGYYENITGLQNTVEFYFDESILPGYYWIFPTSATTANIGCGTFQHIIDERKLDLRNLMDGFFKNHPIAKKKLNRASLCGKLSGGKIPLAIEYQNSRVRDGLILTGDAGSFTDPVTAEGISYAMTSGILAAETAICAMDENDYSTQQLSAYDHLWKTRFNRQFSKAPFLTTLLSADIFADYLSKSFRENDRALRSIGKLAQQYELMFKLKALMKAI; this is translated from the coding sequence ATGACTTCAATGGCTCAACAGGCGGAATTTGATGTGATTATTGCCGGAGCCGGACCGGCGGGAAGCAGTGCAGCAATCATCTTCGGACAAGCCGGCAAAAAAACTCTCCTCCTCGACAAATCGTCTTTTCCCCGCGACAAAACCTGCGGCGATGGCCTCACGTTCAAATGTATAGAGCCGCTACGTAAGCTTGGCGTACTTGAACATTTTATGGAAAAAGTTCAATTCTATTCACACGGATACTCATTGTTCTTCAGTGATTACAGCGAATTGACCGTGCGGCGTGCAATGAACGAATCAGAATATTTCGTGTACGTGCTGCCGAGATTTATCTTCGATAATATACTGCTTCAACGGGCTCTTGAATATCCATCAATCACGTTCATTCCTGCATCCACGGTTGAGTCGGTCATAAAAAACGATCATGGCGTTGCCGGAGTCAATGTTTCCAGCCAAAGTAAAAATCATACGTTTTCAGCGCCGCTCGTTATTGATGCTACAGGCGTCAATTCAACTATTGCAGTGGACGCCGGAGCGGGCAATCAGGATTCACACCGATGCGCCGTGGCGATTCGAGGTTATTATGAAAATATCACGGGTTTGCAAAATACAGTTGAATTTTATTTCGACGAATCGATTCTACCGGGCTATTACTGGATTTTCCCCACTTCAGCTACGACGGCCAATATCGGATGTGGTACGTTTCAGCATATTATCGACGAACGAAAACTGGATTTGCGCAATTTAATGGACGGTTTTTTCAAAAACCACCCTATCGCTAAAAAGAAACTAAACCGTGCATCGTTATGCGGTAAACTCAGCGGAGGTAAAATCCCTCTTGCGATCGAATATCAAAATTCAAGAGTTCGCGATGGATTGATTTTAACCGGCGACGCCGGATCGTTTACCGATCCCGTAACAGCCGAAGGAATTTCCTACGCCATGACGTCCGGCATTCTGGCAGCCGAAACGGCGATCTGTGCTATGGATGAAAATGATTATTCGACCCAACAACTCTCGGCGTACGATCATTTGTGGAAAACACGATTCAACCGCCAATTTTCAAAAGCTCCTTTTTTAACCACTCTCTTGTCGGCGGATATTTTTGCCGATTATCTCTCAAAATCCTTTCGTGAAAACGATCGGGCGCTCCGTTCTATCGGAAAACTTGCACAACAATATGAGTTGATGTTCAAACTTAAAGCGCTGATGAAAGCGATTTGA
- a CDS encoding alkaline phosphatase family protein: MKYCLFLSMAVLFFNVEISAQNDLLQSGPMLGYSEKTEVLVWIQTTKPAKVEVRYWDQQKAKIEKIDNIAETTRLIQTADEGDHIAQFVIGGLGHGRTYDYEVLINGKPVRHSVPYTFKTQLLWEWRTDPPDFTAAIGSCAYVNEDSVDRPGIPYGSDYHIFQTIADKKPDLMLWLGDNTYLREVDWNSWSGILHRWRHTRSLKELQPLLPSIHHYAIWDDHDYGPNDSDRGYMFKFKTLEAFKMYNGNPAYGFQDVPGVFYKFNWNDVDFFMLDDRFYRSPKYEEDTPDKTMLGKVQLQWLKDALTTSIAPFKIIACGSQVLNEIGDSESYNLYKFERKELIDFIRKNEISGVLFISGDRHFTEMNRKDLDSNFYPLYDYTSSSLTAGLHTSGKDIKNPLRVTGSVFSDVHNFGLLKFSGKRKDRTLTIETYDDKGNLLWNFSIHENDLKPKSKKTDSRH, translated from the coding sequence ATGAAATACTGCTTGTTCCTGTCAATGGCTGTGTTGTTTTTTAATGTCGAAATTTCAGCGCAAAATGATTTGCTCCAGTCCGGTCCCATGCTCGGTTATTCTGAAAAAACCGAAGTTCTGGTTTGGATTCAAACGACGAAGCCCGCTAAAGTTGAAGTCCGGTACTGGGATCAACAAAAAGCCAAAATTGAAAAGATCGATAACATTGCAGAAACGACCAGACTCATTCAGACGGCGGATGAAGGCGATCACATTGCACAATTTGTAATAGGAGGTCTTGGTCACGGACGAACTTACGATTATGAAGTTCTCATTAATGGTAAACCTGTCCGACATTCTGTACCCTATACTTTTAAAACGCAATTGCTTTGGGAGTGGCGTACCGATCCGCCCGATTTTACTGCAGCAATAGGTTCGTGTGCGTACGTCAACGAGGACTCTGTCGATCGTCCGGGCATTCCTTACGGAAGCGATTACCATATTTTTCAAACCATCGCCGATAAAAAACCCGATCTGATGTTGTGGCTGGGCGATAATACTTATCTGCGTGAAGTTGACTGGAATTCCTGGTCGGGTATCCTCCATCGCTGGCGTCATACGCGTTCACTTAAAGAACTGCAGCCCCTCTTGCCGTCCATTCATCATTATGCCATCTGGGACGATCATGATTATGGCCCCAATGATTCCGATCGTGGATATATGTTCAAATTCAAAACGCTGGAAGCATTTAAAATGTATAACGGTAATCCGGCATACGGATTCCAGGATGTACCGGGAGTTTTTTATAAATTTAATTGGAACGATGTCGATTTCTTTATGCTCGACGACCGGTTTTATCGTTCACCAAAATATGAAGAAGATACACCCGACAAAACCATGCTTGGAAAAGTTCAACTGCAGTGGTTGAAGGATGCATTGACCACCAGCATAGCGCCCTTTAAAATCATTGCCTGCGGCAGTCAGGTTTTGAACGAAATCGGCGATAGCGAATCGTATAATCTTTACAAATTCGAGCGCAAAGAATTGATCGATTTTATCAGAAAAAATGAAATTTCCGGCGTTCTTTTCATTAGCGGCGATAGGCACTTTACAGAAATGAACCGTAAAGATCTCGATTCGAATTTTTATCCGTTATATGATTATACATCATCGTCATTGACCGCAGGCCTGCATACAAGCGGTAAAGATATTAAAAACCCTCTCCGCGTAACAGGCAGCGTCTTCAGCGATGTTCATAATTTTGGTTTGCTTAAATTTTCAGGCAAACGTAAAGATCGTACGCTGACGATAGAAACGTACGATGACAAAGGCAATTTGCTTTGGAATTTTTCAATTCACGAAAATGACTTGAAACCCAAATCTAAAAAAACCGACAGCCGTCATTAA
- a CDS encoding thioredoxin family protein: MKKLLLLLLTAVSLSYSTELIPGFVDGDVASVMKAAKTKNQIIMIDFFTTWCGPCKLLDQNIYRSAAFKAYTEQMICYKIDAEKGEGIAMADKYGVRVYPSVVFIDADGNEVERKVGYEPDINRYLKELDRIILGKDVYAQWMKEYQKKPSYESAAKLAEYYLRYDLIKAVPYYQFALNSDPQISKGMTRDLLMQHAVTALQFSIDSIGIPEAENFLKRFPEHPASHSVAANLAYAYLRKNMNDKAWNLITMTYEKADDAGRKGIEDIYQRIRQATGHTTKEEDYAELEKLDGTAARGASRMIEIYTKHGEKDKAASVVLNWIQKNPNGSLSDYNDVGWSAFEAKAAEKEMATSLIKKWDSSPAANQDSYVADTIASLCEALGDKANAVRFGEYAVKMSRDGSKMKKTFEENLKRYQNMK, encoded by the coding sequence ATGAAAAAACTATTATTGCTTTTACTTACAGCGGTATCATTAAGTTACAGCACTGAATTGATTCCAGGTTTCGTCGACGGCGACGTGGCTTCAGTTATGAAAGCCGCCAAAACAAAAAATCAGATCATCATGATTGATTTTTTTACGACGTGGTGCGGTCCTTGCAAATTGCTCGATCAGAATATTTATCGCAGTGCCGCTTTTAAAGCGTATACAGAACAAATGATTTGTTACAAAATCGACGCCGAAAAAGGCGAAGGCATTGCGATGGCGGATAAATATGGTGTTCGCGTGTATCCTTCTGTCGTCTTTATCGATGCCGATGGAAATGAAGTTGAACGTAAAGTCGGATATGAACCGGATATCAATCGGTACCTTAAAGAGCTCGACCGCATCATTCTCGGAAAAGACGTTTATGCTCAATGGATGAAAGAATACCAGAAAAAACCTTCCTACGAGTCTGCGGCAAAACTTGCCGAGTATTATTTACGATATGATTTGATTAAGGCGGTGCCGTACTATCAATTCGCACTAAACAGTGACCCTCAAATCAGTAAAGGTATGACCCGCGATCTGCTGATGCAACATGCGGTTACCGCATTGCAATTCAGCATCGATTCCATCGGTATTCCGGAAGCTGAAAATTTTCTCAAGCGTTTCCCCGAGCATCCGGCCAGCCATAGCGTTGCGGCCAATTTAGCGTACGCCTATCTGCGGAAAAATATGAATGATAAAGCATGGAATTTGATTACAATGACATACGAAAAAGCGGATGATGCCGGGCGAAAAGGAATTGAAGATATATATCAGCGCATTCGTCAGGCTACCGGCCATACGACAAAAGAAGAAGATTACGCCGAATTGGAAAAACTGGACGGAACTGCGGCCCGAGGCGCTTCCCGTATGATCGAAATTTATACCAAGCACGGTGAAAAAGACAAAGCTGCCTCTGTTGTATTGAATTGGATCCAGAAAAATCCGAACGGTTCGTTGAGCGATTACAACGATGTCGGCTGGAGCGCCTTTGAAGCCAAAGCCGCTGAAAAAGAAATGGCCACATCGCTTATAAAAAAATGGGATTCAAGCCCAGCTGCCAACCAGGATTCGTACGTAGCTGACACGATTGCTAGTTTATGTGAAGCTCTCGGTGACAAAGCTAACGCGGTGCGCTTTGGCGAATACGCCGTTAAAATGTCCCGCGACGGGTCGAAAATGAAAAAAACTTTTGAAGAAAATCTGAAACGTTACCAAAACATGAAGTAA
- a CDS encoding ABC transporter permease — protein sequence MNFFESIITALTALRSNRLRSLLTMLGIIIGVGAVIAMVAIGEGSRRRINERLKNLGTNLLIVRPGAQSIGRTVLAAGSSITLKLEDAETIKARSEWVQDYSPELSRNSQVKYENKNVNSSVIGTLTSYPNVRSFTIAQGRFFNEEELRARSKVAVIGQTVADALFERVSPVGQIIKINSQNFYVIGLFEKKGSSGIQDQDDQIVIPLTTAQLRLFGLDYINSIAVMAKDNAPLEEVTFDIERALRRQHRLRSDQENDFNIRNMSDIVSTAQETSATLSILLASIAAISLVVGGIGIMNIMVVSVTERTKEIGIRKAIGAKRKDILAQFLIEALVICLLGGFIGIAMGIGTALFLESNAGWAIAITTDSIVLSFGLSIAIGIFFGFYPALKAAKSNVIDALRYE from the coding sequence ATGAATTTTTTTGAAAGCATTATTACCGCGTTGACCGCGTTGCGATCCAATCGGTTACGAAGCCTGCTGACGATGCTTGGCATTATCATCGGTGTCGGCGCCGTCATTGCGATGGTGGCTATCGGCGAAGGCTCACGCCGGCGTATCAATGAACGCCTGAAAAACCTCGGTACCAATTTACTTATCGTTCGTCCCGGCGCCCAAAGTATAGGACGCACGGTGCTGGCGGCCGGCAGCTCCATTACGTTGAAGCTGGAAGACGCCGAAACCATCAAGGCACGATCTGAATGGGTACAAGATTATTCACCCGAACTTTCACGAAATTCTCAGGTCAAATACGAAAACAAAAACGTCAACTCGTCCGTCATCGGCACTCTGACCAGCTATCCGAACGTTCGCAGTTTCACGATTGCTCAAGGTCGTTTTTTTAATGAAGAAGAATTGCGCGCACGATCCAAAGTCGCCGTCATCGGTCAGACCGTTGCCGATGCGTTATTCGAACGGGTTTCTCCCGTCGGACAAATCATTAAAATCAATTCGCAAAATTTTTACGTTATAGGATTATTTGAAAAGAAAGGCTCATCCGGCATTCAGGATCAGGACGATCAGATCGTTATTCCCCTTACAACGGCCCAATTACGATTGTTCGGACTGGATTATATTAATTCCATCGCGGTGATGGCAAAGGACAATGCGCCGCTCGAAGAAGTGACCTTTGATATCGAGCGTGCGCTCCGGCGCCAGCATCGGCTGCGTTCCGACCAGGAAAACGATTTCAATATCCGGAACATGTCTGACATTGTTTCGACGGCTCAAGAAACGAGCGCAACTTTATCGATTTTGCTGGCTTCTATTGCGGCAATTTCTCTGGTGGTTGGCGGCATCGGTATCATGAATATAATGGTTGTCTCGGTAACGGAACGCACCAAAGAAATTGGTATCCGGAAAGCGATTGGTGCAAAACGAAAAGATATTCTCGCGCAATTTTTGATCGAAGCATTAGTCATCTGTCTCCTCGGCGGTTTCATCGGCATTGCCATGGGTATTGGCACCGCGTTATTCCTGGAGTCCAATGCAGGTTGGGCTATTGCCATTACAACCGATTCGATCGTATTGAGTTTCGGCTTATCCATTGCCATCGGTATTTTTTTTGGTTTTTATCCGGCACTAAAAGCCGCCAAATCCAATGTTATCGATGCCCTGCGATACGAATAA
- a CDS encoding efflux RND transporter periplasmic adaptor subunit, with amino-acid sequence MTKKIVATVVMLSLIIAAYFIFFAGNKSSEKKESKTALVTRVMPLHRGTLSVTVSATGTVSPINIIEIKSKASGIVEAIPIEASDHVRIGQLITRLDQTDTRNNFEQALADSQLAAARLVQQENNWKRSQDLFSKNLLSQQEYDQVFVDYVSSKSSLIKAQSSLLLARQKLAETIVLSPINGIVLSRNVSAGQIVSSAVSNVGGGTTIAQIANMDEVYVVAAVDEVDIGKVQLGQATSIIADAYPSMEFTGKVIRIAAQSTVVQNVTTFDVIILVPNKNNLLKAGMNTSIMIDIARRDNALLVSNELLRSKDDLESDAQTLKKAGVIMPERMRKSADSSNTNRSELRKKIMSDGQMIHDGVLKFVVVQEGTDLRMVPIRIGLANFDEAEVLSGLSDTSKVVLVQFSQALQEGERFKERLKERSGGIR; translated from the coding sequence ATGACTAAAAAAATCGTTGCAACTGTAGTTATGCTTTCTCTGATAATCGCTGCCTATTTTATTTTTTTTGCAGGCAATAAATCTTCCGAGAAAAAAGAATCGAAGACAGCATTGGTCACCCGCGTCATGCCACTGCATCGGGGTACACTGTCTGTCACAGTGAGCGCCACAGGAACGGTCTCACCAATTAATATCATCGAAATCAAATCCAAAGCCAGCGGGATCGTCGAAGCCATTCCCATCGAAGCCAGTGATCACGTTCGTATCGGTCAACTTATTACTCGGCTGGATCAAACCGATACGCGCAATAATTTTGAGCAAGCGCTCGCCGACTCTCAATTAGCCGCAGCGAGATTAGTGCAGCAAGAAAATAACTGGAAACGCTCTCAGGATTTATTTTCTAAAAATCTTTTGTCACAGCAGGAATATGACCAGGTATTTGTCGATTATGTCAGCTCAAAATCCTCTCTCATCAAAGCGCAATCCAGCTTACTCCTCGCTCGTCAAAAATTGGCTGAAACGATTGTGTTGTCCCCGATCAACGGTATCGTACTTTCTCGTAATGTTTCCGCTGGCCAAATCGTTTCTTCAGCCGTTTCTAATGTCGGCGGAGGGACAACCATTGCTCAGATTGCCAACATGGATGAAGTGTACGTAGTGGCAGCCGTTGATGAAGTCGATATCGGAAAAGTTCAGCTTGGACAGGCGACCAGTATTATCGCTGATGCTTATCCTTCGATGGAATTTACTGGCAAAGTTATTCGGATTGCTGCGCAATCTACGGTTGTCCAAAACGTGACGACGTTCGATGTCATCATTTTAGTTCCCAATAAAAACAATTTGCTCAAAGCCGGCATGAATACCTCGATCATGATCGATATTGCCCGCCGCGATAATGCTTTGTTGGTGTCAAACGAATTACTGCGAAGCAAAGACGATTTAGAATCCGATGCTCAAACCCTCAAAAAAGCCGGCGTCATTATGCCGGAACGAATGCGAAAATCGGCCGACTCCAGCAACACGAACCGCAGTGAATTGCGTAAAAAAATCATGTCTGACGGCCAGATGATTCACGACGGCGTTCTTAAATTTGTTGTCGTGCAAGAAGGTACCGATCTGAGAATGGTTCCGATTCGAATCGGACTTGCTAATTTCGATGAAGCGGAAGTTTTAAGCGGTTTATCCGATACCTCAAAAGTCGTCTTGGTTCAGTTCTCACAAGCGTTGCAAGAAGGCGAGCGATTCAAAGAGCGTCTTAAAGAACGTTCCGGCGGAATCCGATAA